Proteins co-encoded in one Denticeps clupeoides unplaced genomic scaffold, fDenClu1.1, whole genome shotgun sequence genomic window:
- the nkx1.2la gene encoding NK1 transcription factor related 2-like,a: MSQVKPPGSQRISFSICDILDPDKFPRKKQKFRSSPANNGDTSCARVDPMNSRCQKGSSDSPAKDKPGTPDIAYTEAGDDSNSKDLRREKSVANSMSLVKRQNLDHGCTKPRRARTAFTYEQLVALENKFRVTRYLSVCERLNLALSLSLTETQVKIWFQNRRTKWKKQNPSVDSTLPPDSNSLPSMHPNLCSVANTYHIFPPYRTSSVMFHSTGAVPLPTTGSVLHPFLSSSYMHSHIFMSHLQ, encoded by the exons ATGTCGCAGGTAAAACCCCCAGGCAGCCAGAGGATTTCCTTCTCCATCTGCGACATCTTGGATCCGGACAAATTTCCCAGGAAGAAGCAGAAGTTCCGAAGTTCGCCCGCGAATAACG GTGACACCAGCTGTGCTAGGGTGGATCCTATGAACTCCAGATGTCAAAAAGGCAGCTCTGACTCTCCAGCTAAAGATAAGCCAGGTACTCCAGATATAGCTTacacagaggctggagatgATTCAAACAGCAAGGACCTCAGGCGTGAGAAGTCTGTGGCAAACAGCATGTCGCTTGTGAAAAGGCAGAACCTGGACCATGGCTGCACGAAGCCGCGCCGTGCACGCACTGCCTTTACGTACGAACAACTTGTGGCCTTGGAGAACAAATTCCGCGTTACACGCTACCTGTCAGTATGTGAGAGGCTCAATCTTGCCCTGTCCCTCAGTCTCACAGAAACCCAGGTGAAGATCTGGTTTCAGAACCGTAGGACCAAGTGGAAAAAGCAGAATCCAAGTGTGGACTCTACCCTTCCACCCGACTCAAACTctttacccagcatgcatccAAATCTCTGCTCTGTTGCCAACACATATCACATTTTCCCACCATACAGAACAAGCAGCGTGATGTTCCATTCGACTGGTGCAGttccactgcccaccactgggAGTGTCCTGCATCCTTTCTTATCCAGTAGCTACATGCACAGCCACATCTTCATGTCACATTTGCAGTAG